Proteins co-encoded in one Grus americana isolate bGruAme1 chromosome 12, bGruAme1.mat, whole genome shotgun sequence genomic window:
- the F9 gene encoding coagulation factor IX: MANIPLVFSICLLGACLGAENTVFIENKEANSVLHRQKRANSNRLEEVIPGNLERECIEEKCSFEEAREVFENTDKTMEFWKTYVDGDQCEPNPCKNGAVCKDGVSSYVCWCPAGYEGRNCEIDFTCAIKNGGCKHFCRHDPPQKVVCSCATGYRLHEDGKSCEPAVPYPCGRITAPEAKSKLTRAINTFEHWNITTDDHDDAHDEVLDNITETSTAATTKITPIIKTGTRVVGGSDSMRGEVPWQVYLVNSEGVGFCGASIVNEKWVVTAAHCLQPGDDVTAVAGEYNTNEEDNTEQRRKVVKILPHPTYNATINKHHNDIALLELDQPLSFNSYVTPICIGNREFTNALLKHGMGTVSGWGSMLFRGRPATVLQILKVPFVDRPTCLKSTSTTILQNMFCAGFPAGGSDTCGGDSGGPYTTEIEGTWFLTGITSWGEECAKPGKYGIYTRVSKYLKWIKEITRLD; this comes from the exons ATGGCAAATATCCCCCTCGTATTCTCCATTTGTCTTCTGGGAGCTTGTCTTGGTGCTGAAAATACAG TCTTCATCGAGAACAAAGAGGCAAACTCAGTTCTGCACAGGCAAAAGCGAGCCAATTCTAACAGACTGGAAGAGGTTATTCCTGGGAACCTCGAGAGAGAATgcatagaagaaaaatgcagctttgaaGAAGCCCGAGAAGTGTTTGAAAACACCGACAAAACA atGGAATTTTGGAAAACATACGTTG atggagatcagtgtGAGCCCAATCCATGCAAAAACGGAGCTGTTTGCAAGGATGGAGTAAGTTCCTACGTGTGCTGGTGCCCAGCTGGGTACGAAGGCAGGAACTGTGAGATAG atttcacTTGTGCTATTAAAAATGGAGGCTGCAAGCACTTTTGCAGGCATGACCCGCCGCAGAAAGTTGTGTGCTCCTGCGCCACTGGCTATAGACTTCATGAAGATGGAAAGTCCTGTGAACCTGCAG TGCCGTATCCCTGCGGGAGGATCACGGCTCCTGAAGCGAAGAGCAAGCTCACTCGAGCCATAAACACCTTTGAGCACTGGAACATCACCACCGACGACCACGACGATGCCCATGACGAGGTGCTCGACAACATCACGGAAACCAGCACAGCCGCCACCACAAAAATCACACCAATAATTAAGACGGGCACCCGGGTTGTCGGTGGATCAGACAGCATGAGAGGCGAGGTGCCTTGGCAG GTTTATCTGGTGAACAGCGAAGGCGTGGGCTTCTGCGGTGCATCCATCGTCAATGAGAAATGGGTAGTGACGGCAGCgcactgcctgcagccaggcGATGACGTCACTGCCGTGGCAG GTGAATATAACACCAATGAGGAAGACAACACGGAGCAGCGGCGTAAGGTGGTGAAAATCCTTCCCCATCCCACGTACAACGCCACGATCAACAAGCACCACAATGACATCGCCCTCCTGGAGCTGGACCAGCCGCTCAGCTTCAACAGCTACGTCACCCCCATCTGCATTGGCAACCGGGAGTTCACCAACGCCCTGCTGAAGCACGGGATGGGGACAGTGAGCGGCTGGGGCAGCATGCTCTTCCGCGGCCGGCCCGCCACTGTCCTCCAGATCCTCAAGGTGCCCTTCGTTGACCGGCCAACCTGCCTCAAGAGCACCTCCACCACCATCCTGCAGAACATGTTCTGCGCCGGCTTCCCGGCTGGGGGCAGTGACACCTGCGGGGGGGACAGCGGAGGTCCCTACACCACCGAGATTGAGGGCACCTGGTTTCTCACGGGGATCACCAGCTGGGGCGAAGAATGTGCCAAGCCAGGTAAATACGGCATCTACACCAGGGTCTCCAAGTACCTGAAGTGGATAAAGGAAATCACGAGGCTTGACTAA